In a single window of the Lynx canadensis isolate LIC74 chromosome E2, mLynCan4.pri.v2, whole genome shotgun sequence genome:
- the PLEKHG2 gene encoding pleckstrin homology domain-containing family G member 2 isoform X2, whose product MPEGARGPSLSKPSPSLGRGPTAPATPAMASPRGSGSSTSLSTVGSEGDPAPGPAPACSASRPEPLPGPPIRLHLSPVGTPGSAKPSRLERVAREIVETERAYVRDLRSIVEDYLGPLLDGGVLGLSTEQVGILFANIEDIYEFSSELLEDLEGSSSAGGIAECFVQRSEDFDIYTLYCMNYPSSLALLRELSLSPPAALWLQERQAQLRHSLPLQSFLLKPVQRILKYHLLLQELGKHWAEGPGAGGREMVEEAIVSMTAVAWYINDMKRKQEHAARLQEVQRRLGGWTGPELSAFGELVLEGAFRGGGGGGPRLRGGERLLFLFSRMLLVAKRRGPEYTYKGHIFCCNLSVSESPRDPLGFKVSDLTIPKHRHLLQVSARWGWAVRVPLSPQTFHLAPDSLSHPQAKNQEEKRLWIHCLQRLFFENHPASIPAKAKQVLLENSLHCAPKSKPIPEPPTPPLGSPRPRDARNFTPGRRNTAPSPGPSATRRGRRQSEPVKDPYVMFAQNAKPRLKHAGSEGELYPPLEPQPPVPASGPPEDLEDTGPPTLEPSGTSITEEILELLNQRGLRDPGCPLQPPPHDITTFPGDSQVPGDSEALAFQALPSRDSSEEEEEEELELDEREPSPLHVLEGLESSSAAEIPDVPSRTKSPDVPNLPEIPSLSEIPKIPHLPSLPDISSVFEMPCLPSIPSVPDIPSLPSTPALPCDSWLQGALREPDEALATRRELFPGSSSTKGERSSGGRVGQQDPEEGESFPDFQSQDVTRDQGFSDELGFRSCSEIRSAWQALEQGQLTRPGFPEPLLILEDSDLGGGGGSGKAGAPSSERTASRVRELARLYSERIQQMQRAETRASANAPRRRPRALAQPQLSPSLPREQAEPGPLPAFGHVLVCELAFPLTCAQESVPLGPATRVQAATPLSKQGGCLGGQGLNVSNLPEQDRLSIQVPAATPLPGQGGLWNIQSVAGAPTPLPEQEDPPHDQVPATTLPDQEGHLETQVPATTPLPEHRGHMDIEVPTSPAIPKQGRGSDAMGLATTPVLKKEGHLQSQSPTTTLSTKQGGSGDVQFPAAVCEQAVNTLLTPGSSPDHQIPGNTPLPLRRDLPDVQVAGTSPGPAYGGRLSHQTPANAPLPLPQDLSDIQVPGTSAVPAHGSCLDRQIPADVPLSLSQNPNVPAAPPLPRRQGLTDTQAQALQALPPLPKQGGLPDVQGLSAAPLLQEQSFTDLHVQKLTPLLEQKSLMDTHVPAATALPEQEGSRDSQGLLPIPVPTTVVFSKPGGHPVSQVARSESSELTPPHSPPPPTRQLLGPSAAALSRYLAASYISQSLARRQGPGGEVPPASRGPWSSSAPASRAPSPPPQPQPPPPPARRLSYATTVNIHVGGGGRLRPAKAQVRLNHPALLAPTQESVGLRRAQGAPDAPFHM is encoded by the exons ATGCCCGAGGGAGCCCGCGGACCGAGCCTGTCCAAACCCAGCCCTAGCCTTGGCCGTGGCCCCACAG CCCCTGCAACCCCTGCCATGGCCTCCCCCCGAGGTTCTGGGAGCTCCACATCCCTGAGCACGGTGGGCTCCGAGGGGGACCCGGCTCCAGGGCCCGCCCCAGCCTGCTCAGCCTCTAGGCCAGAGCCCCTTCCAGGACCCCCCATCCGCCTACATCTGTCACCTGTGGGGACTCCGGGTTCCGCCAAACCCTCGAGGTTAGAGCGAGTGGCTCGCGAGATCGTGGAGACAGAGCGGGCCTATGTCCGGGACCTTCGCAGCATTGTGGAG GACTACCTGGGTCCTCTGCTGGATGGCGGGGTCTTAGGGCTGAGCACGGAGCAGGTGGGCATACTATTTGCCAACATCGAGGACATCTACGAGTTCAGCAG TGAGCTCCTGGAGGACCTGGAGGGCAGCAGCAGCGCAGGGGGCATTGCCGAGTGCTTCGTGCAAAGG AGTGAGGATTTTGACATCTACACATTGTACTGCATGAACTACCCGAG ctcccTAGCCCTGCTCCGGGAGCTGTCGCTGTCCCCGCCCGCAGCCCTGTGGCTGCAGGAGCGCCAGGCCCAGCTCCGGCACTCGCTGCCCCTGCAGAGCTTCCTGCTGAAGCCTGTTCAGCGCATCCTCAAGTACCATCTGCTGTTGCAG GAGCTAGGCAAGCACTGGGCAGAGGGCCCGGGCGCCGGGGGCCGTGAGATGGTGGAGGAGGCCATCGTGTCCATGACAGCGGTCGCCTGGTACATCAATGACATGAAACGCAAGCAGGAGCATGCTGCGCGCCTCCAG GAAGTGCAGCGGCGGCTTGGCGGCTGGACTGGCCCGGAGCTCAGTGCTTTCGGGGAGCTGGTGCTAGAGGGCGCGTTCCGAGGTGGCGGAGGGGGCGGCCCCCGACTTCGAGGGGGCGAGaggctgctctttctcttctcacGGATGCTGCTCGTGGCCAAACGCCGGGGTCCGGAGTACACCTACAAGGGCCATATCTTC TGCTGCAACCTGAGTGTGAGCGAGAGTCCTCGAGATCCTCTAGGGTTCAAGGTGTCCGATCTGACCATTCCCAAACACAGGCACCTGCTCCAGGTGAGTGCAAGGTGGGGCTGGGCGGTCAGGGTTCCCCTCAGCCCCCAGACCTTCCACCTGGCTCCCGACTCCCTATCCCACCCCCAGGCCAAGAACCAAGAAGAGAAGAGGCTGTGGATTCACTGTCTCCAGCGCCTTTTCTTTGAGAACCACCCCGCCTCCATCCCCGCCAAG GCAAAGCAAGTTCTCCTTGAAAACAGCCTGCACT GTGCTCCTAAAAGTAAGCCCATCCCAGAGCCCCCGACACCCCCTCTTGGGTCTCCCCGACCTCGGGACGCTAGAAATTTCACCCCTGGACGAAGGAACACAG cTCCGTCTCCAGGACCCTCTGCTACCCGCCGTGGCCGCAGACAGTCTG AGCCAGTAAAGGACCCGTATGTTATGTTTGCACAGAATG CTAAGCCTAGACTCAAG CATGCTGGCAGTGAGGGGGAGCTCTACCCCCCCTTGGAGCCTCAGCCACCAGTTCCAGCTTCCGGACCCCCTGAGGACCTAGAGGACACTGGCCCCCCCACGCTGGAACCCTCCGGGACCTCAATCACGGAGGAGATCCTGGAACTGCTGAACCAAAGAGGCCTCCGGGATCCAGGG TGCCCACTACAGCCGCCCCCCCACGACATCACCACGTTCCCTGGAGACTCCCAGGTGCCAGGCGACAGTGAAGCCCTCGCATTCCAAGCCCTTCCCAGCCGGGACTcttcagaagaggaggaggaggaagagctggAGTTGGATGAACGGGAGCCTTCCCCACTCCATGTGCTAGAAGGGCTCGAAAGTTCCAGTGCGGCTGAAATTCCCGACGTTCCCAGCCGTACCAAAAGTCCAGACGTACCCAACCTCCCTGAAATTCCCAGCCTGTCTGAAATTCCCAAGATTCCtcaccttcccagcctccctgacATTTCCAGTGTTTTTGAAATGCCCTGCCTTCCATCCATACCTAGTGTCCCTGACATTCCTAGCCTTCCCAGCACTCCCGCCCTTCCCTGTGATTCCTGGCTTCAGGGAGCTCTGCGGGAGCCCGATGAGGCTCTAGCCACGAGGAGAGAACTGTTTCCCGGAAGCAGTTCCACCAAAGGAGAGCGGTCCTCTGGGGGCAGGGTTGGGCAGCAGGATCCTGAGGAAGGGGAATCCTTCCCAGATTTCCAGTCCCAGGATGTCACCCGAGACCAGGGATTCTCAGATGAGCTGGGATTCCGCTCTTGTTCAGAAATCCGGAGCGCCTGGCAGGCACTGGAGCAGGGGCAGCTGACCCGGCCCGGTTTCCCAGAGCCACTGCTCATCCTGGAAGACTCGGATCTGGGTGGAGGTGGCGGGAGTGGGAAGGCGGGAGCCCCGAGTTCGGAGAGGACAGCTTCCCGAGTGCGAGAGCTGGCCCGGCTTTACAGCGAGCGGATCCAGCAGATGCAGCGGGCGGAGACCCGGGCGTCGGCCAACGCGCCCCGCCGCCGGCCCCGTGCTCTGGCCCAGCCGcagctgtccccctccctgccccgtgAGCAGGCCGAGCCAG ggcccctgcctgcctttgGACACGTGCTGGTATGTGAGCTGGCCTTCCCGCTGACGTGTGCCCAGGAATCTGTCCCTCTGGGTCCCGCCACCCGGGTTCAAGCTGCCACACCTTTGTCTAAGCAgggaggctgcctgggtggccagGGTCTAAATGTTTCAAATTTGCCTGAGCAAGACCGTCTGAGCATCCAGGTTCCAGCTGCTACCCCTTTGCCCGGGCAAGGAGGCCTCTGGAATATACAGAGTGTGGCTGGAGCCCCCACACCCTTGCCCGAGCAAGAAGACCCCCCACACGATCAGGTTCCAGCTACAACTTTACCTGATCAAGAAGGCCACCTGGAAACCCAAGTTCCAGCTACCACGCCTTTGCCTGAGCACAGAGGCCACATGGACATCGAGGTTCCGACCAGCCCAGCTATACCCAAGCAGGGACGTGGTTCTGATGCCATGGGTTTAGCCACCACTCCTGTGCTCAAGAAAGAAGGCCACCTACAGAGCCAGAGCCCAACCACCACCCTGTCGACGAAGCAAGGCGGTTCCGGGGATGTTCAGTTCCCAGCTGCTGTTTGTGAGCAAGCCGTCAACACTTTGCTTACGCCCGGAAGCAGCCCGGACCATCAGATCCCAGGCAACACTCCACTGCCCTTGCGGCGTGACCTCCCAGACGTTCAGGTCGCAGGTACTTCACCTGGGCCTGCGTACGGAGGCCGCCTAAGCCACCAGACCCCAGCCAACGCCCCGCTGCCTCTGCCCCAAGACCTCTCAGACATTCAGGTTCCGGGCACCTCAGCTGTGCCTGCACACGGAAGCTGCCTAGACCGTCAGATCCCAGCCGACGTCCCACTGTCCTTGTCCCAGAACCCGAATGTCCCAGCTGCCCCACCTTTGCCCCGGCGACAAGGCCTCACGGACACCCAGGCCCAAGCCCTCCAAGCCCTCCCGCCTTTGCCCAAGCAGGGAGGCCTCCCAGACGTCCAGGGGCTGTCTGCTGCACCTCTGCTTCAGGAACAAAGCTTCACAGACCTCCACGTCCAAAAACTTACACCTTTGTTGGAGCAGAAGAGCCTCATGGACACTCATGTTCCAGCTGCGACCGCTTTGCCTGAGCAGGAAGGCTCTCGGGACAGTCAGGGCCTGTTACCCATCCCGGTTCCAACCACCGTGGTTTTCTCCAAACCAGGAGGCCACCCGGTGTCTCAGGTCGCCCGGTCAGAGTCTTCAGAGTTGACCCCACCCCACAGTCCCCCTCCTCCAACCCGTCAGCTCCTGGGTCCCAGTGCAGCTGCCCTCTCAAGATACCTGGCAGCATCCTACATCAGCCAAAGCCTCGCTCGGAGACAAGGGCCTGGGGGAGAAGTTCCCCCAGCCTCCCGGGGTCCCTGGTCCTCCTCTGCCCCGGCATCGCGGGCACCTTCACCGccaccccagcctcagcccccaccacccccagccaGGAGGCTCAGCTATGCCACCACGGTCAACATCCATGTCGGGGGCGGTGGGCGGCTACGGCCAGCCAAGGCCCAGGTCAGGTTAAACCATCCTGCTCTCTTGGCCCCCACCCAGGAATCTGTGGGCCTTCGTAGGGCCCAGGGAGCTCCTGATGCCCCTTTCCACATGTGA